The following coding sequences are from one Leptospira levettii window:
- the rsmI gene encoding 16S rRNA (cytidine(1402)-2'-O)-methyltransferase: MNRLYLVSNSIGNDLDLPPRTKQLLEEADWILGEEQRTTSTLLKKLGISKPFDLLNEHTSRNEMDEIGMKLAMTKRTCLISDSGSPGLEDPGKWLVPLAWEMGVEVRSAPGPTALVSALTSSGFATSPFLFLGFLPREEKEREKTLKQYLGLGITLAFYETPYRAKHCLETLAKILPNDRMIFLALGISFAHETSFRGTAKEVQKKFPQGMKLPPVFVIEEKKERHKR, from the coding sequence ATGAATCGATTGTATTTAGTATCCAATTCCATTGGAAACGATTTAGACCTCCCACCACGCACCAAACAATTGCTAGAGGAAGCAGATTGGATTTTAGGGGAAGAACAAAGGACCACGTCTACCCTATTGAAAAAACTAGGAATCTCAAAACCTTTTGACCTTCTCAATGAACATACTTCGAGAAATGAGATGGATGAGATAGGAATGAAACTTGCGATGACAAAACGTACTTGTCTCATTTCTGATTCTGGTAGTCCAGGCCTCGAAGACCCAGGTAAGTGGCTTGTCCCACTCGCATGGGAGATGGGAGTGGAAGTGAGATCAGCCCCGGGACCGACAGCTCTTGTTTCAGCACTTACAAGTTCTGGTTTTGCGACCTCACCTTTTTTATTCCTTGGATTTTTACCAAGAGAGGAAAAGGAAAGGGAAAAAACCTTAAAACAATACTTAGGACTCGGGATCACACTTGCATTTTACGAAACCCCTTATCGTGCCAAACATTGTCTGGAAACTCTCGCCAAAATCCTTCCGAATGATCGTATGATCTTTTTGGCACTGGGAATTTCGTTCGCACACGAAACTTCCTTCCGTGGGACAGCCAAGGAAGTCCAAAAAAAATTCCCCCAAGGGATGAAACTCCCACCCGTATTTGTCATCGAAGAGAAAAAAGAAAGGCACAAACGATAG
- a CDS encoding helix-turn-helix domain-containing protein, with product MVSKVEQTSDGLDPLISESGDYITDVVKENLKLIRHTKGFSLDKLANRCGVSRAMLSQIEQGKSVPTISVLWKIANGLNVPFSELLKEKNQDGIHILKAENSKVLYSNSKVFASRALFPFLGNRKTEFYELILKPGGHEVAEPHKTGTTENLVVVSGKLRLRVGEKVVELEPKDSVFFKADVSHEYSNPTDQETLMYLVMDYTDEIG from the coding sequence ATGGTCAGTAAAGTAGAACAAACAAGTGACGGATTAGATCCTTTAATTTCAGAGTCGGGCGACTATATAACAGACGTTGTCAAAGAAAACCTGAAACTCATCCGTCACACCAAAGGATTTTCTTTGGACAAACTCGCCAATCGATGTGGTGTGAGCCGTGCGATGTTGTCTCAAATTGAACAAGGGAAATCTGTGCCGACCATTTCCGTTTTATGGAAAATTGCAAACGGGCTCAATGTTCCTTTTTCCGAACTCCTCAAAGAAAAAAATCAGGACGGCATCCATATCTTAAAGGCCGAAAACTCCAAGGTTTTGTATTCCAACTCGAAGGTGTTTGCAAGCCGTGCCTTGTTTCCATTCCTAGGAAACCGCAAAACGGAATTTTATGAACTCATTTTAAAACCCGGTGGACATGAAGTTGCCGAACCACACAAAACAGGAACCACAGAAAACCTTGTTGTTGTCTCTGGGAAACTTCGTTTGCGTGTGGGAGAAAAGGTAGTCGAACTGGAACCAAAAGACTCTGTATTTTTTAAAGCGGATGTCTCTCATGAGTATTCCAATCCAACTGACCAAGAAACTCTTATGTACTTGGTGATGGATTACACGGATGAGATAGGTTAA
- a CDS encoding 50S ribosomal protein L11 methyltransferase: MEYRELKVNLPKELSDPFYELLDSLQCAGYYEILFDGEAPKEKDQGLIRDNTNIRIYLQTDEVEKELKILIFLKLHAPNNSNSESRIIETRDYEEAYKEYYKPFPIGNKLWVIPTWEKHEPNTIALWKPTGGIPLFINPGVAFGTGHHETTKLILEHLDSLHAEGKFVFQSACDVGTGSGILSIGLAKFGVSKIFALDIDPNAVKAAWSNWTENEYPKGFQFSVEESGIDNPKLSNEKYDLAIANITFAVLSQNIRHLAKINAPRIIFSGIITEKKDEFLSLLQSHLPGKLLYSKEWNEWWVLDWQKN, encoded by the coding sequence TTGGAATACAGAGAATTAAAAGTCAATTTACCAAAAGAATTATCAGATCCATTTTATGAACTTCTAGATTCTTTACAATGTGCTGGTTATTATGAAATTCTTTTTGATGGTGAAGCTCCAAAAGAAAAAGACCAGGGCCTCATTCGAGACAATACAAACATTCGTATTTATCTACAAACTGATGAAGTAGAAAAAGAATTAAAAATTCTAATTTTTCTAAAACTTCATGCACCTAACAATTCTAATTCAGAATCTCGTATCATCGAAACAAGGGATTACGAAGAAGCTTACAAAGAATATTACAAACCTTTTCCGATTGGAAACAAACTTTGGGTGATTCCTACTTGGGAAAAACATGAACCAAATACAATCGCATTATGGAAACCGACTGGAGGGATTCCACTTTTTATCAACCCAGGAGTTGCTTTTGGAACAGGTCACCATGAAACAACAAAACTGATTTTAGAACATTTGGATTCATTACATGCAGAAGGAAAGTTTGTATTCCAATCCGCATGTGATGTAGGAACAGGATCTGGAATTTTATCCATAGGTCTTGCTAAGTTTGGAGTTTCTAAAATTTTTGCTTTGGACATAGACCCGAATGCTGTCAAAGCAGCTTGGTCTAACTGGACTGAAAATGAATACCCAAAAGGATTTCAATTTAGTGTAGAAGAATCGGGGATCGACAATCCCAAACTCTCCAATGAAAAGTATGATCTAGCAATTGCCAATATTACTTTTGCAGTTCTCTCACAAAACATCCGTCATTTGGCAAAAATCAATGCACCTAGAATCATTTTTTCAGGAATCATCACCGAGAAAAAAGATGAATTTTTAAGTTTATTACAAAGTCATTTGCCGGGAAAACTCCTTTATTCCAAAGAATGGAACGAATGGTGGGTTCTTGACTGGCAAAAAAATTAA
- a CDS encoding 7TM diverse intracellular signaling domain-containing protein → MRNTKTIFTIPILSYFFAILLILPANFLSATPKIDLATEMSGVAIWNQVLVLEDPTQSISETTIVSGEKDGEFKQLSSPNLGFSQSVFWVKLDISNPNSQTVRWNLLFDFPLIDEIQILGDPVPKNAIRKLGDSSPFAERNVEYRNPVFPFETLPNAKAVYYLKIKSESTIPLALELWTEREFNEKINKEQMIFGIFYGILFVMIAYNFFIYIFTYEKSYLLYLFFISSIFFFHLVNNGFAFQYIWPNWVFWANYSLPFFICLSCITGIIFTYNYLSLKKHLPKVSKLMWVWVGILVLFSFVTFFLHYRVAMVTSILLTVPTALLLVYSGTYTFLANVRTARYYLISWLFFLLGVLLYSLKSLGFLSDNHITRWTIQIGTALQTILLSLGLADRINFLTRSLRENLRDLSHAKIKIEESEKRFREIFQGSDEVILMMNEDFEIINANRSLSKHLGYRLDDLRNKKITEILYTGRDQKSDYNVMYVNDKLTDLKMTGSAINFRTELSQKYVKEPKEMVCRIQYIDFEETREVLMTLSPEFEDTIIQLIDSEKIELSMNNYLRNAELVSQKITSQLAKYLTNIEQTEVRSSVREIIINAVEHGNLNISFDEKSKALMEGNYLEFLQKRQEDPRYRHKKVKIEYSFSSEYVAYRITDEGRGFDHKKHMEKSLDAMNEAHVQHGRGILMTKSVFDRIEYNEKGNQVSLIKFLNRI, encoded by the coding sequence ATGCGAAATACAAAAACAATTTTTACAATTCCGATTCTGTCCTACTTTTTTGCGATCCTTCTCATCCTTCCTGCAAATTTCTTAAGTGCGACACCTAAAATTGATTTGGCTACCGAAATGAGCGGAGTGGCAATCTGGAACCAAGTTTTGGTTTTGGAAGATCCTACCCAATCCATATCAGAAACGACGATTGTGTCTGGTGAAAAAGACGGAGAATTCAAACAACTCTCCTCACCTAATTTAGGTTTTTCTCAATCGGTGTTTTGGGTTAAATTGGATATCTCCAATCCTAATTCGCAAACAGTGAGATGGAATTTGTTATTTGATTTTCCACTGATAGATGAAATCCAAATTTTGGGTGACCCAGTTCCCAAAAATGCGATCCGGAAACTCGGTGATTCATCTCCTTTTGCCGAACGAAATGTGGAATATAGAAATCCAGTTTTTCCCTTTGAAACACTTCCAAATGCAAAGGCTGTCTATTATCTCAAAATCAAATCCGAATCAACTATTCCGTTGGCATTGGAACTATGGACCGAACGAGAGTTTAATGAAAAGATAAACAAAGAACAAATGATCTTTGGAATTTTTTATGGAATTTTGTTTGTGATGATTGCTTACAATTTTTTCATCTATATATTCACGTATGAAAAGAGTTATTTATTATATCTTTTTTTCATAAGCTCAATATTTTTCTTTCACTTAGTAAACAATGGATTTGCCTTTCAATACATTTGGCCCAATTGGGTCTTCTGGGCAAATTATTCCTTGCCATTTTTTATCTGTTTGTCCTGTATCACGGGAATCATCTTTACTTATAATTATTTAAGTTTGAAGAAACACCTCCCAAAAGTTTCCAAATTGATGTGGGTTTGGGTAGGGATCCTAGTATTGTTTTCTTTTGTAACATTTTTTTTGCATTATCGAGTTGCGATGGTCACATCGATACTGCTAACTGTTCCCACTGCACTGTTACTTGTATATAGTGGAACTTATACATTTTTAGCAAACGTTCGAACTGCTAGGTATTATTTAATCTCTTGGTTGTTCTTTTTGTTAGGTGTTCTGTTGTATTCTTTAAAGAGTTTAGGATTTTTATCTGACAATCATATAACAAGATGGACGATTCAGATTGGAACAGCTTTACAAACAATATTATTATCACTTGGCTTAGCAGACAGAATCAATTTTTTAACTAGAAGTTTAAGGGAAAATTTAAGAGATTTGTCACATGCAAAGATAAAAATTGAAGAGTCGGAAAAACGTTTTAGAGAAATTTTCCAAGGTTCTGATGAAGTGATTTTAATGATGAACGAAGATTTCGAAATCATCAATGCGAATCGATCGTTATCAAAACACCTAGGGTATCGACTGGATGATTTGAGAAATAAAAAAATAACAGAAATTCTTTATACAGGAAGAGATCAAAAATCGGATTACAATGTCATGTATGTAAATGACAAACTCACAGACTTAAAGATGACTGGATCCGCAATTAACTTTCGAACTGAGTTATCGCAGAAGTATGTAAAAGAACCAAAAGAAATGGTTTGTCGTATCCAATATATAGATTTTGAAGAAACGAGAGAAGTGTTAATGACCTTGTCTCCTGAATTTGAAGATACCATTATCCAACTCATTGATTCTGAAAAAATCGAACTTTCGATGAATAATTATCTACGAAATGCAGAACTTGTTTCACAAAAAATAACTTCGCAATTAGCAAAATACCTCACAAATATTGAACAAACGGAAGTTCGATCGTCTGTTCGAGAAATCATAATTAATGCAGTCGAACATGGAAATTTAAATATCAGTTTTGATGAAAAATCGAAAGCGCTGATGGAAGGAAATTATTTAGAGTTTTTACAAAAACGACAAGAGGATCCAAGGTATCGGCACAAAAAAGTAAAAATAGAATACTCCTTTAGTAGTGAGTATGTGGCGTATCGGATCACAGATGAAGGACGAGGGTTTGACCATAAAAAACATATGGAAAAATCATTGGATGCAATGAACGAGGCACATGTCCAACATGGAAGAGGGATCCTTATGACAAAATCTGTTTTTGACAGAATTGAATACAATGAAAAAGGGAATCAGGTCAGTTTGATCAAATTTCTCAATCGTATTTAA
- a CDS encoding flavin monoamine oxidase family protein, whose amino-acid sequence MNRKTFLKNLTATAAGISLLSPQKFYGQSTGVVSAETKTRISGAKKAIVLGGGLSGLYSAYLLKQTGYDVTVIERGDQFGGRIATYSNPSLGIVQDLGGEWISENQTDIKSLVKQLGLELVNANVSERFSLSKNNSDQHKISSTSIDTLDKVIELHKSLGTGQKQGLDKINFSSYARYQGLTEEEIRSMNDLYRTILGADLNQISSESVLDDLSALQSALKPKYLVGGGAEQIIQALVTQLKGQELLLGESATKVSQQKNQVTVELSSGRVIKGNLIVCTLPSAAVLDIKWTPTLPKDLIYSALRMQTGKISKNICFVKSNSSYSNFFQSTNTAAETFYVSDQAVGQNVTAVTSISTGDKASLFEKGSDRQKKNLMLSALEELGSFELVQENPFHFHSFQKTTGRSGFVSLFPPGSYGIKDVWNEPFERVFFAGEHLALHTGSMDSAVASAIQAISKT is encoded by the coding sequence ATGAATCGAAAAACATTCCTCAAAAATTTGACTGCCACAGCAGCGGGCATTAGCCTTCTCTCCCCTCAAAAATTCTACGGACAATCCACAGGTGTGGTGAGCGCAGAAACAAAAACACGAATCTCTGGTGCAAAAAAAGCCATCGTACTAGGAGGGGGTTTGTCGGGACTTTATTCAGCCTATTTACTGAAACAAACGGGATATGATGTAACAGTCATCGAAAGAGGAGACCAATTTGGTGGCAGGATTGCTACTTACTCCAATCCAAGTTTGGGAATTGTACAAGACTTAGGTGGTGAGTGGATCAGCGAAAACCAAACAGACATTAAAAGCCTTGTTAAACAATTAGGCCTTGAATTGGTGAATGCGAATGTCTCTGAAAGATTTTCATTATCTAAAAATAATTCCGACCAACATAAAATTTCGAGCACATCCATCGATACATTAGATAAGGTGATAGAGTTACACAAATCCTTGGGAACAGGCCAAAAACAAGGATTAGATAAAATCAATTTTTCATCTTATGCAAGGTACCAAGGATTAACAGAAGAAGAAATTAGGTCAATGAATGATCTTTATCGTACCATTTTAGGTGCAGACTTAAATCAAATCTCCAGTGAATCGGTATTAGATGATCTCTCAGCCTTACAATCTGCACTCAAACCTAAGTATTTAGTGGGAGGCGGAGCAGAACAAATCATCCAAGCACTCGTAACTCAACTAAAAGGACAAGAATTATTACTTGGGGAATCAGCAACAAAAGTTTCCCAACAAAAAAACCAAGTGACGGTGGAGTTATCTTCAGGACGAGTCATCAAAGGAAATTTGATAGTTTGTACTTTGCCATCTGCAGCTGTGTTGGACATAAAATGGACTCCAACATTACCTAAAGACCTAATTTATTCTGCTCTCCGCATGCAAACTGGTAAAATTTCAAAGAACATATGTTTTGTCAAAAGTAATAGTAGTTATTCTAATTTTTTCCAATCTACAAATACAGCCGCTGAAACTTTTTACGTTTCTGACCAAGCTGTTGGACAAAATGTAACAGCTGTTACCTCGATATCAACTGGTGATAAAGCATCCCTCTTTGAAAAAGGGAGTGATCGTCAGAAAAAAAACCTAATGTTGTCTGCTCTGGAAGAATTGGGGAGTTTCGAGTTAGTACAAGAAAACCCTTTCCATTTTCATAGTTTTCAAAAAACAACTGGCAGGTCAGGATTTGTATCCCTTTTCCCACCAGGTAGTTATGGGATCAAAGATGTTTGGAACGAACCTTTTGAAAGAGTATTTTTTGCAGGAGAACATCTTGCATTACACACTGGGAGTATGGATAGCGCAGTTGCTTCTGCCATCCAAGCAATTAGTAAAACTTAA
- a CDS encoding acyltransferase family protein produces MGRLIYLDNLRSFALLLGIVFHSAIVYASDIKYAIQTEERSEILSYFCYWIHSFRMPMFYMISGFFSAMVIEKKGTSFYLDGRLKRVFIPTIFGLVFLAPIQYFLMEKLNSPNLGLMEFLTSFFTKDKFQHSHIWFLVDLFLFSMIYVLIQKPLHHFANWKPFQHLSGKIYYLIGFTFLLVLLAHTQFGKGESVYGIFKLTFVYQFAFFIVGVFCYFWKEILFEASMPKLKPYAILVWAIVVSLLLMELEISDPLWIYFSYANPMFRISHIFLWVLSPFLWTVFFVFAFVQIGNKEGKMGTYVIEASLPIYLLHHPISLTFAYMMKDSPYPLWGKFLFHNLFVLVLSFLLYEILIKRSRSLRFIFGLKVS; encoded by the coding sequence ATGGGACGACTCATATACCTCGATAATTTACGTTCTTTTGCCTTATTACTTGGGATTGTTTTTCATTCTGCGATTGTTTACGCATCTGATATCAAATATGCCATCCAAACAGAAGAACGAAGTGAGATATTGTCCTACTTTTGTTATTGGATCCATAGTTTTCGAATGCCAATGTTTTATATGATCTCTGGTTTTTTTTCCGCAATGGTCATTGAAAAAAAAGGTACATCATTTTATCTAGATGGAAGGTTGAAGAGAGTATTCATTCCTACCATTTTTGGATTGGTCTTTCTTGCTCCGATACAATACTTTTTAATGGAAAAATTAAATTCACCTAATTTGGGTTTGATGGAATTTTTGACTTCTTTTTTCACTAAGGATAAATTTCAACATTCTCATATTTGGTTTTTAGTCGATTTGTTTTTGTTTAGTATGATTTATGTTCTAATCCAAAAACCATTGCATCATTTTGCAAATTGGAAACCATTCCAACATTTATCTGGAAAAATATATTATCTAATTGGTTTTACTTTTCTTCTGGTTCTTTTGGCACACACACAATTTGGCAAAGGAGAATCTGTATATGGAATTTTTAAATTAACCTTTGTTTACCAATTTGCATTTTTTATTGTGGGAGTGTTTTGTTATTTTTGGAAGGAAATCCTTTTTGAGGCTTCCATGCCAAAATTGAAACCGTATGCAATATTAGTTTGGGCGATTGTAGTTTCTCTTTTACTCATGGAATTAGAAATATCCGATCCGCTATGGATTTATTTTTCTTATGCGAATCCGATGTTTCGAATATCCCATATTTTTTTATGGGTCCTTTCTCCATTTTTATGGACTGTATTCTTTGTATTTGCATTTGTTCAAATTGGAAATAAGGAAGGGAAAATGGGAACCTATGTCATCGAAGCAAGTTTACCCATTTACTTATTACACCATCCGATTTCATTAACATTTGCTTACATGATGAAAGATAGTCCTTACCCGTTATGGGGTAAGTTTCTCTTTCATAACCTGTTTGTTTTGGTACTTAGTTTTTTACTGTATGAAATTTTAATCAAAAGATCTCGATCGTTACGATTTATCTTCGGGTTAAAAGTAAGTTAA
- a CDS encoding HNH endonuclease, which produces MTDPPLEPFFSDISDEEIRRERKKAKDLKNTAWWKNKRASGICHYCGKKFKVEDLTMDHLIPLIRGGKSVKANLVPACKDCNFKKKHSLPFEKEFFS; this is translated from the coding sequence ATGACCGATCCACCGCTAGAACCTTTTTTTTCTGATATCAGCGATGAAGAAATCCGTCGAGAAAGGAAAAAAGCAAAAGATTTAAAAAATACCGCATGGTGGAAAAACAAACGTGCCTCTGGAATTTGCCATTATTGTGGAAAAAAATTCAAGGTAGAAGACTTAACAATGGACCATCTAATTCCTCTTATACGAGGCGGGAAGTCAGTCAAAGCAAATTTAGTACCAGCTTGTAAAGATTGTAATTTCAAAAAAAAACATAGTCTACCATTTGAGAAGGAATTCTTTAGCTAA
- a CDS encoding DUF1292 domain-containing protein has translation MENKEIGFQADDFLPNRTSEEIDLVDEKGNSYQWEVFYSFSLLGNDYLVFIPTTEQEYQFVNVEMDDPDSEVPGYIIMRLGQDEAGEEILEEILDEDELEEVREFVEDEIGLVGQFLNQEE, from the coding sequence ATGGAAAATAAAGAAATCGGATTCCAAGCAGATGATTTTTTACCAAACCGAACCTCGGAAGAAATTGATTTGGTGGACGAAAAAGGAAATAGTTACCAATGGGAAGTATTTTATTCCTTTTCCTTACTCGGAAATGATTATCTCGTTTTTATACCCACAACAGAGCAAGAATACCAATTTGTGAATGTAGAAATGGATGATCCAGATTCGGAAGTACCAGGATACATTATTATGCGACTTGGGCAAGACGAAGCTGGAGAAGAAATCTTAGAAGAAATTTTGGACGAAGATGAACTGGAAGAAGTTCGAGAATTCGTTGAAGATGAAATTGGTTTAGTTGGCCAATTCCTCAACCAGGAGGAATGA
- a CDS encoding MaoC family dehydratase: MYNQGKRFSEIQIGEKASFTKTISETDVYLFAGISGDFNPLHVDEEYAKTTSFGTRIAHGGLAASLLAPVLGMKLPGLGTVALETTTKFRKPVYFGDTITCLVEVVEKVERIKAVKMKIVWSNQKGEVVSKGETLVIPPG; the protein is encoded by the coding sequence ATGTACAATCAAGGAAAACGTTTTTCAGAAATCCAAATTGGAGAAAAAGCATCGTTTACAAAAACAATATCAGAAACAGATGTTTATCTTTTTGCCGGAATCAGTGGAGATTTTAATCCCTTACATGTGGATGAGGAATATGCGAAAACAACTAGTTTCGGAACAAGAATCGCACATGGGGGACTTGCTGCTTCATTACTTGCTCCTGTTTTGGGGATGAAGTTGCCTGGCCTTGGAACAGTTGCGTTAGAAACAACAACCAAGTTTCGAAAACCTGTTTATTTTGGAGATACGATTACTTGTTTGGTGGAAGTTGTTGAAAAAGTCGAAAGGATAAAAGCAGTTAAAATGAAAATTGTTTGGTCCAATCAGAAAGGGGAAGTGGTCAGTAAGGGAGAAACTTTGGTCATTCCTCCTGGTTGA
- a CDS encoding sensor histidine kinase: MKAAARIAIFYLFFGYLWIYYSDYAISLFSLSADDIREIQSLKGWGFVTISAFIIYFLLVRELKYQKKVLSEKFESDQLFQVILERIEDAVIVFNLDTWKIDFLSEQVCRLFDTETKEILANPQVLIDRVYEGDRTRMSHIWMNQLRENHTGLLYRIQMKDGKIKWALEHRLFIPSIDGSPNKAVAVISDMTSYMENQTKLEQSLKENETLLTEVHHRVKNNLAVIISFLQLQVYSSPPETADILEQSIVRIKAIALVHEKLYSGKNLSGLSSVDYITSLVENIKLMYMRTDILIELDIQKMEFNIIDAIPMGLMITEMLTNCFRHAFKIAKEDAQIKIEFIVNENGQFELKYRDNGSGFPIGFDYRKAETIGLSVIFSLSSQLNGREIECSSSPGQGVFYHFSFSPKRTNSK; encoded by the coding sequence GTGAAAGCAGCTGCCCGGATTGCAATTTTTTATTTGTTCTTCGGGTATCTGTGGATTTATTACTCTGATTATGCAATTTCCTTATTTTCTCTTTCCGCAGACGATATAAGAGAAATTCAAAGTTTAAAAGGGTGGGGATTTGTCACAATCTCCGCCTTCATCATCTATTTTCTGTTAGTTCGCGAGTTAAAATATCAAAAAAAAGTATTATCCGAGAAGTTTGAATCGGATCAATTATTCCAAGTTATATTAGAACGTATTGAAGATGCAGTGATCGTTTTCAATTTGGATACTTGGAAAATTGATTTTTTGAGTGAACAAGTATGTAGGTTGTTTGATACTGAAACTAAAGAAATTTTAGCGAATCCACAAGTTTTGATTGATCGTGTTTATGAGGGAGATCGAACACGTATGTCTCATATCTGGATGAATCAATTAAGAGAAAATCATACGGGTTTATTGTATCGGATTCAAATGAAGGATGGAAAAATCAAATGGGCATTGGAGCACCGATTGTTCATCCCTTCAATTGATGGAAGTCCAAACAAAGCAGTCGCAGTTATTTCAGATATGACCAGTTATATGGAGAATCAAACTAAACTGGAACAATCTTTAAAAGAAAATGAAACTTTACTAACAGAAGTTCACCATCGAGTTAAAAATAATTTAGCTGTTATCATTTCTTTTTTACAATTGCAAGTATATTCATCTCCCCCAGAAACCGCAGATATCTTAGAACAAAGTATTGTTAGAATTAAAGCTATCGCACTTGTACATGAAAAATTATACAGCGGTAAAAACTTATCAGGGTTAAGTTCCGTCGATTATATCACAAGTCTTGTTGAAAATATAAAACTCATGTATATGCGTACAGATATTCTCATTGAACTGGATATCCAAAAGATGGAGTTTAACATCATTGATGCGATTCCCATGGGACTTATGATAACAGAGATGTTAACCAATTGTTTTCGTCATGCATTTAAAATTGCAAAAGAAGATGCTCAAATTAAAATTGAATTTATTGTGAATGAAAATGGACAGTTTGAATTAAAATATCGTGATAATGGAAGTGGTTTTCCCATTGGGTTTGATTATCGAAAAGCAGAAACCATTGGATTGTCCGTCATCTTTTCATTGAGTAGCCAATTGAATGGTCGAGAGATTGAATGTTCTTCAAGTCCTGGCCAAGGTGTCTTTTATCATTTTTCATTTTCGCCTAAAAGAACAAATTCAAAATAA